A DNA window from Camelina sativa cultivar DH55 chromosome 13, Cs, whole genome shotgun sequence contains the following coding sequences:
- the LOC104736548 gene encoding putative protein TPRXL, whose product MAITSSRTTTTRSNGPALRSKSPSGRFCGVYSNGSSGFASSTSSSFSSPSSAFFSSHNHYNTHNHHRSASPTRVNLFTSAPMTQSFRYSIDNSRSISPNRSIAVSSNKPSNHHHHKIPDSRRRCMCSPTTHPGSFRCSLHKNVANPHGQGAAAYPTNSLNMRRSAMTNSLVRIGGVEGEWVRRALTTLIRPSSHQLKRRAAYEPRRSRLASMSKAEEAH is encoded by the coding sequence ATGGCGATTACATCTTCtagaaccaccaccaccagatcAAACGGACCTGCGCTCCGATCCAAATCACCGTCGGGAAGATTCTGCGGCGTTTACTCAAACGGTTCTTCAGGCTTCGCTTCATCCACAAGCTCGAGTTTCTCGTCTCCGTCGTCAGCGTTTTTCAGCAGCCACAATCACTACAACACCCATAACCACCACAGATCTGCTTCCCCGACGCGTGTGAATCTCTTCACATCAGCTCCGATGACGCAATCGTTTCGTTACTCTATCGACAACAGCAGATCTATATCTCCGAATCGATCTATCGCCGTTTCGTCTAACAAGCCTagcaatcatcatcatcataagatTCCGGATTCGAGGAGGAGATGTATGTGTTCTCCGACGACACATCCTGGTTCGTTCCGGTGTAGTCTACACAAGAACGTAGCGAATCCACACGGTCAAGGCGCAGCGGCGTATCCGACGAATAGTTTGAATATGCGTAGATCTGCTATGACGAATTCGCTTGTGAGAATTGGTGGCGTTGAAGGTGAATGGGTGAGAAGAGCTTTGACTACGTTGATTAGACCCTCGTCTCATCAACTCAAGAGACGAGCTGCGTATGAGCCTCGTCGTAGCAGACTCGCCTCTATGTCGAAAGCAGAAGAagctcattaa